One part of the Dermacentor silvarum isolate Dsil-2018 chromosome 6, BIME_Dsil_1.4, whole genome shotgun sequence genome encodes these proteins:
- the LOC119456914 gene encoding peptidase M20 domain-containing protein 2: MWLPDPVRDELRQLSEDIWSCPEPSGDEQFAQQRLCDMLRSRDFFVMPGYLLPTAFCAELVFTEDSGPTVCLVCEYDAVRGLGHACGHNLACTASMAVALAVQMEAAQSSPGAIPFRGRLRVLGTPSELYGEGKALLLNKNAFTDVDAVLATRPAFGPGMLYYGTPCATFVSIGVYIAG; the protein is encoded by the exons ATGTGGCTGCCAGACCCGGTACGCGACGAGCTGCGTCAACTGAGTGAGGATATATGGTCATGTCCCGAGCCATCGGGGGACGAGCAGTTTGCCCAGCAGCGGCTGTGTGATATGCTGCGTAGCAGGGACTTCTTTGTCATGCCCGGCTACCTGCTGCCCACCGCCTTCTGTGCCGAGCTGGTGTTCACCGAAG ATTCTGGCCCCACGGTATGCCTAGTGTGCGAGTACGACGCAGTAAGAGGCCTTGGCCATGCCTGCGGCCACAACCTGGCCTGCACGGCCTCCATGGCGGTTGCACTGGCCGTCCAAATGGAAGCCGCCCAATCG TCTCCGGGTGCCATCCCCTTCCGGGGCCGCCTGCGAGTGCTCGGTACACCATCCGAACTGTACGGCGAGGGAAAAGCCTTGCTTTTGAACAAGAACGCGTTCACCGATGTCGACGCTGTGCTCGCCACAAGACCCGCATTTGGTCCGGGGATGCTATACTACGGAACACCCTGCGCTACTTTCGTAAGTATTGGCGTCTATATAGCTGGGTAA
- the LOC125946342 gene encoding peptidase M20 domain-containing protein 2-like, whose translation MSSNVLTRVTYHGRESSAVLCPWQGINAQDAAVAAYRNVTLLRRDLPPQWHVAGVLRPSESQSPLRVPERCRLELFACTPSGPDLLDLQKRLRSACMGPCHSTGCMVSFDYQRPYVDMMANEALGQFFLEQAQRTGVAGK comes from the exons ATGTCAAGCAATGTTCTG ACCCGCGTGACGTATCACGGTCGCGAGAGCTCCGCGGTGCTGTGTCCCTGGCAGGGCATCAACGCCCAAGACGCCGCAGTGGCTGCCTACCGCAACGTGACACTCCTGCGCAGGGACCTGCCACCGCAGTGGCACGTCGCTG GTGTGCTGCGGCCATCGGAGTCACAGTCACCGCTACGTGTGCCGGAGCGCTGTAGGCTCGAGCTCTTCGCCTGCACACCGAGCGGCCCCGACCTGTTGGATCTGCAGAAGCGATTGCGCTCGGCCTGCATGGGCCCGTGCCACTCCACTGGCTGCATGGTGTCCTTTGATTACCAGCGACCCTACGTTGACATGATGGCCAACGAGGCGCTGGGGCAGTTTTTCCTCGAACAGGCACAGCGCACGGGCGTCGCCGGTAAGTGA